A genomic segment from Candidatus Nanopelagicales bacterium encodes:
- the acnA gene encoding aconitate hydratase AcnA, with the protein MAVSRNSFDARATLQVGAETYEIFRIDALPASAHLPFTHKVLLENLLRTEDGANVTAEQISALAGWDAAAVPTDEIQFTPARVIMQDFTGVPCVVDLATMREAVRDLGGDPERINPLAPAELVIDHSVIADYFGTSDAAERNVELEYERNRERYQFLRWGQTAFDGFKVVPPSTGIVHQVNVEALARVVMANGGQAYPDTCVGTDSHTTMVNGLGVLGWGVGGIEAEAAMLGQPVSMLIPRVVGFRLSGQLPEGATATDLVLVITEILRAHGVVGKFVEFYGDGVAAVPLANRVTIGNMSPEYGSTAAVFPIDDETLRYLRLTGRTDQQIALVEAYSKEQGLWHDPSREATYSEFLELDLSTVRPSIAGPKRPQDRIDLSAAAAAFRAALPDYSDQPDATVAADLSGQQVNLGHGAVVIAAITSCTNTSNPSVMLGAGLLAKKAVERGLSRKPWVKTTLAPGSQVVTDYLNKAGLTPYLDKLGFDLVGYGCTTCIGNSGPLPTEVSEAVRSGDLAVAAVLSGNRNFEGRINPDVKMNYLASPPLVVAYALAGTMNLDITTEPLGNDPAGEPVYLADLWPTPAEIQQTIEQAIDADMFASRYADVFAGDERWRALPTPTGDTFTWDPESTYVRKPPYFDGMTTQPEPVSDISGARVLAKLGDSVTTDHISPAGAIKRDSPAGRYLTDHGVAPKDFNSYGSRRGNHEIMIRGTFANIRLRNQLVPGVEGGVTVDLLDPQRPQVTIFDAAEHYRAAGVPLVVLAGKEYGSGSSRDWAAKGTALLGVRAVIAESYERIHRSNLIGMGVLPLQYADGDSAESLGLTGTETIDIAGVATINDGPVPASVPVRATAEDGRVIEFDAVVRIDTPGEADYFRNGGILQFVLRSLLV; encoded by the coding sequence ATGGCTGTCAGCCGCAACAGTTTCGATGCCCGTGCGACTCTGCAAGTCGGAGCCGAGACCTATGAGATCTTCCGGATCGACGCGTTGCCGGCGTCCGCGCACCTGCCGTTCACCCACAAGGTTCTCCTGGAGAACCTGTTGCGCACCGAAGATGGCGCCAATGTCACCGCCGAGCAGATCAGCGCGCTCGCGGGGTGGGACGCTGCAGCCGTTCCCACCGACGAGATTCAGTTCACCCCGGCACGAGTCATCATGCAGGACTTCACTGGGGTGCCGTGTGTCGTGGATCTGGCCACTATGCGAGAAGCGGTGCGCGACTTGGGCGGTGACCCCGAGCGGATCAACCCTCTGGCTCCGGCCGAGCTCGTCATCGACCATTCGGTCATTGCGGACTACTTCGGGACGTCCGATGCAGCCGAGCGCAATGTCGAACTCGAGTACGAACGCAATCGGGAGCGCTACCAGTTCCTGCGCTGGGGACAGACGGCCTTTGACGGATTCAAGGTCGTCCCCCCCAGCACTGGCATTGTTCATCAGGTCAACGTCGAAGCGCTCGCACGGGTGGTCATGGCCAACGGCGGCCAGGCTTACCCAGATACCTGTGTGGGCACCGACTCCCACACCACCATGGTCAACGGACTCGGTGTCCTCGGCTGGGGGGTCGGAGGCATCGAGGCCGAGGCTGCCATGCTCGGCCAGCCGGTCTCGATGCTCATCCCGCGAGTGGTCGGTTTCCGGCTCAGTGGCCAGTTGCCCGAGGGAGCGACTGCAACCGATCTGGTGCTTGTCATCACCGAGATCCTGCGAGCGCACGGCGTTGTCGGCAAGTTCGTCGAGTTCTACGGCGACGGGGTGGCAGCGGTGCCGCTGGCCAACCGGGTGACCATCGGCAACATGAGCCCGGAGTACGGATCCACCGCCGCGGTCTTCCCCATCGACGACGAGACCCTGCGCTACTTGCGCCTGACTGGTCGCACCGACCAGCAGATCGCCCTGGTCGAGGCGTACAGCAAAGAACAGGGACTGTGGCATGACCCCAGTCGGGAGGCCACCTACTCGGAGTTCCTCGAACTCGACCTGAGCACGGTGCGGCCTTCGATCGCCGGACCCAAACGGCCCCAGGACCGCATCGATCTCTCTGCAGCGGCCGCGGCCTTCCGGGCCGCGTTGCCGGACTACTCCGATCAGCCCGACGCCACGGTGGCGGCGGACCTGTCGGGGCAGCAGGTGAACCTGGGCCATGGGGCGGTCGTCATCGCAGCGATAACGTCGTGCACCAACACGTCGAATCCGTCGGTGATGTTGGGAGCCGGTCTGCTCGCGAAGAAGGCCGTGGAACGTGGCCTCAGTCGCAAGCCCTGGGTCAAGACCACCCTGGCCCCAGGGTCCCAGGTCGTCACCGACTACCTGAACAAGGCCGGCCTGACCCCCTACCTCGACAAACTCGGTTTCGACCTCGTCGGATACGGGTGCACGACCTGCATCGGCAACTCCGGTCCACTTCCGACCGAAGTGTCGGAAGCTGTTCGCTCGGGTGACTTAGCCGTGGCTGCGGTGCTCTCGGGCAACCGCAACTTCGAAGGTCGCATCAACCCCGACGTGAAGATGAACTACCTGGCCTCGCCGCCGTTGGTTGTTGCGTATGCCCTGGCCGGCACGATGAATCTCGACATCACAACGGAACCATTGGGAAATGACCCCGCCGGCGAACCGGTCTACCTGGCTGACCTTTGGCCCACCCCGGCGGAAATCCAGCAGACGATCGAACAGGCGATCGATGCCGACATGTTCGCCAGTCGATACGCCGATGTCTTCGCGGGCGACGAACGTTGGCGAGCGCTCCCCACCCCGACCGGTGACACGTTCACGTGGGATCCGGAAAGCACCTACGTGCGCAAACCTCCCTACTTCGACGGCATGACCACCCAGCCCGAGCCCGTCAGCGACATTTCGGGAGCTCGTGTGCTGGCGAAACTGGGCGACTCGGTCACCACTGACCACATCTCACCCGCAGGGGCGATCAAGCGCGACAGCCCCGCGGGCCGCTACCTGACCGACCACGGCGTCGCACCCAAGGACTTCAACTCCTACGGCTCGCGGCGGGGCAATCACGAGATCATGATCCGGGGTACTTTCGCCAACATCCGGTTGCGCAACCAGTTGGTGCCCGGCGTCGAGGGCGGAGTCACCGTCGACTTGCTCGACCCTCAGCGCCCGCAGGTCACCATCTTCGACGCCGCCGAACACTACCGGGCGGCGGGCGTACCGCTCGTCGTGCTCGCCGGCAAGGAGTACGGCTCCGGGTCATCGCGGGACTGGGCAGCTAAGGGAACGGCCCTGCTCGGTGTGCGGGCGGTCATCGCCGAGTCCTATGAGCGCATCCACCGGTCGAACCTGATCGGCATGGGGGTACTGCCACTGCAATACGCGGACGGCGACTCAGCGGAGTCTCTGGGACTCACGGGGACCGAGACCATCGACATCGCGGGCGTCGCAACCATCAACGATGGTCCGGTACCCGCATCGGTGCCGGTACGCGCCACTGCCGAGGACGGGCGGGTCATCGAGTTCGATGCGGTCGTGCGGATCGACACCCCGGGGGAGGCCGACTACTTCCGCAACGGTGGGATCCTCCAGTTCGTGCTTCGTTCCCTGTTGGTGTGA
- a CDS encoding TRAM domain-containing protein, with protein sequence MITLTVDRIAHGGHCVGRHEGQVVFVRHAIPGETVRAEITGSGPRGRYLFADVVEVITPSPQRVTPECDMAGLCGGCDFQHIAEAHQRELKAQVISEQFSRLADLDRPVEVQAVPRSGSGWRTRTRFAADREGGWGLRRHADHEVVCIETCPISMPGINRRLAGLDPGQPGAEVLVVDQPDQAVVAPVPTAHAPEVHHEVADRHWTVSADLFWQVHVSAPETLVQAVAPYVSSVTAWWDLYCGVGLLAGSLATPRQQVMAVEGDRRAADQAALNLSDLPAVRVFAADVGRWLAAEPDAPVEVIVLDPPRKGAGKGVVTGLTRTSAHTLVYVACDPATLARDAGLLIRQGWEVDEITGFDLFPMTHHVETVAVLRR encoded by the coding sequence GTGATCACGCTCACCGTCGACCGGATCGCCCATGGGGGCCACTGCGTCGGACGCCATGAGGGGCAGGTCGTGTTCGTTCGGCACGCGATCCCCGGTGAGACGGTCAGGGCTGAGATCACCGGGTCGGGCCCGCGGGGCCGGTACCTGTTCGCGGACGTCGTGGAGGTAATCACTCCTTCTCCGCAACGTGTGACCCCGGAATGCGACATGGCCGGCCTCTGCGGGGGATGCGACTTCCAGCACATCGCCGAAGCCCATCAACGGGAACTCAAAGCCCAAGTCATCTCCGAGCAGTTCTCACGGTTGGCCGATCTCGATCGACCCGTAGAAGTTCAGGCGGTTCCCCGCTCCGGATCGGGCTGGCGGACCCGGACGCGGTTCGCCGCTGATCGGGAGGGCGGCTGGGGACTGCGCCGCCATGCAGATCATGAGGTGGTGTGCATCGAGACCTGCCCCATTTCGATGCCGGGCATCAACCGTCGCCTTGCGGGATTGGACCCTGGGCAGCCAGGTGCGGAGGTGCTCGTTGTCGACCAACCCGATCAGGCGGTGGTCGCGCCTGTCCCGACGGCCCACGCGCCCGAGGTTCACCATGAAGTGGCCGATCGTCACTGGACAGTTTCGGCCGACCTGTTCTGGCAGGTCCATGTGTCCGCTCCCGAGACCTTGGTCCAGGCGGTTGCCCCGTACGTCTCCTCAGTCACCGCTTGGTGGGACCTGTACTGCGGTGTCGGTCTGCTGGCCGGCTCGCTGGCCACCCCCCGCCAGCAGGTGATGGCCGTCGAAGGTGATCGCCGGGCTGCCGATCAGGCCGCGCTCAACCTGTCCGATCTGCCGGCAGTACGCGTGTTCGCGGCAGACGTCGGTCGCTGGCTCGCAGCTGAACCCGATGCCCCCGTTGAGGTTATCGTTCTCGATCCCCCCCGCAAGGGAGCCGGCAAAGGGGTGGTCACGGGACTGACGCGGACGAGTGCCCATACCCTCGTCTACGTCGCCTGTGATCCTGCCACCTTGGCGAGGGATGCAGGATTGCTGATCCGGCAGGGCTGGGAGGTCGATGAGATCACCGGCTTCGACCTGTTCCCGATGACACACCACGTCGAGACAGTGGCGGTCCTGCGCCGCTGA
- a CDS encoding APC family permease, translating into MGLSEYAKRVVVGRALRSDKLDETLLPKRIALPVFASDALSSNAYATQEILVVLALGGASLYQYGPWIAAMVVVVYFVVVASYRQNVHAYPSGGGDYEVVTTNIGPRAGVLVASALLVDYVLTVAVSISAGVASLASISTFVEENTVLIALLAIAAITFLNLRGVRESGSLFAIPTYLFMFSIGAMVLTAIIKATSGQQMVAESAAWQIEAEHEYLGVALVFLLARAFSSGTTALTGIEAIANGVPAFRPPKSRNAATTLLALGLIATSMFGAITFLAIQTGVKVTDNDSELIGLPAGQSQKTVIVQIAEAVFGDATWAVAIVSIATAAILVLAANTAFNGFPVLGSVLGRDGYLPRQLHTRGDRLAYSNGILALALMAAVLVFIFKADVSSLIQLYIVGVFISFTLSQIGMVIHWTRKLRDPSPADKPAHMRRSRVVNSIGAVLTGSVLIIVIVTKFTRGAWIVCILIPLLYLLMRAIRAHYDRVNVELALDRDDEKVTLPSRVLALVLVSKIHKPTLRALAYARGSRPAVLEAITVNVDPGETQQLMAEWERREIPVPLRVLDSPYREITRPVVQHVKNLRRESPRDLVAVYIPQYVVGHWYEHLLHNQSALRLRARLMFSKNVVLVTVPWQLQSAVDPGDQSENPIAEAIRLGSTEAVQPPADGVTPPVTRR; encoded by the coding sequence GTGGGCTTGTCCGAATACGCGAAGCGAGTAGTTGTCGGCCGCGCATTACGCAGCGACAAGTTGGACGAGACCCTGTTGCCCAAGCGGATCGCACTTCCTGTTTTTGCGTCCGACGCCCTCTCGTCCAACGCCTACGCCACTCAGGAAATCCTCGTCGTGCTGGCTTTGGGCGGCGCTTCGCTGTACCAGTACGGACCGTGGATCGCCGCGATGGTGGTTGTCGTCTACTTCGTGGTCGTGGCGTCCTATCGCCAGAATGTGCATGCGTACCCGTCCGGTGGGGGCGACTACGAAGTCGTCACCACGAATATCGGTCCCCGCGCAGGCGTACTTGTGGCGTCGGCTCTCCTCGTGGATTACGTGCTCACCGTCGCGGTCAGCATCTCGGCTGGTGTCGCAAGTCTTGCCTCGATCTCGACATTCGTGGAAGAGAACACCGTCTTGATCGCTTTGCTCGCGATCGCGGCCATCACTTTCCTCAACCTGCGGGGTGTCCGCGAGTCCGGGTCCTTGTTCGCTATTCCCACCTACCTGTTCATGTTCAGCATCGGGGCCATGGTGCTGACGGCGATCATCAAGGCGACGAGCGGGCAGCAGATGGTTGCGGAGAGCGCCGCCTGGCAGATCGAGGCTGAACACGAGTATCTGGGGGTTGCGCTCGTGTTTCTGTTGGCGCGGGCGTTCTCGTCGGGCACCACAGCTCTCACCGGCATCGAAGCCATCGCCAACGGGGTCCCTGCGTTCCGACCGCCGAAGAGCCGCAACGCTGCCACTACCTTGCTGGCGCTCGGATTGATCGCCACCAGCATGTTCGGGGCCATCACCTTCCTCGCCATCCAGACCGGGGTCAAGGTTACAGACAACGACAGCGAGTTGATCGGTCTTCCAGCGGGCCAGAGTCAGAAGACGGTGATCGTCCAGATCGCTGAAGCGGTCTTCGGTGACGCGACGTGGGCGGTGGCGATCGTGTCCATCGCCACCGCGGCAATTCTGGTGCTCGCCGCCAACACCGCTTTCAATGGGTTTCCCGTGCTGGGGTCGGTGCTCGGGCGAGACGGTTACCTACCCCGGCAACTGCACACCCGTGGCGACCGGCTCGCGTACAGCAATGGGATCCTGGCTTTGGCGCTCATGGCGGCTGTGTTGGTGTTCATCTTCAAAGCGGATGTCAGTTCGCTGATCCAGTTGTACATCGTCGGCGTGTTCATCTCGTTCACGTTGAGCCAGATCGGGATGGTGATCCACTGGACCCGCAAGTTGCGTGATCCATCGCCGGCGGACAAACCCGCTCACATGCGCCGATCGCGGGTGGTGAACTCCATCGGAGCAGTTCTGACAGGTTCGGTGCTGATCATTGTCATCGTCACCAAGTTCACTCGCGGTGCCTGGATCGTCTGCATCTTGATCCCTCTTCTTTATCTGTTGATGAGGGCCATCCGCGCCCACTACGACCGTGTCAACGTCGAGCTCGCCTTGGATCGTGACGATGAGAAGGTCACGCTGCCGTCTCGGGTACTGGCGCTCGTCCTGGTCTCCAAGATTCACAAACCCACCCTGCGGGCTCTGGCCTATGCGCGCGGAAGCCGTCCAGCAGTGCTGGAGGCCATCACCGTGAATGTCGACCCGGGAGAGACTCAGCAACTGATGGCGGAATGGGAGCGTCGCGAGATCCCGGTTCCTCTGCGAGTGCTGGATTCCCCCTATCGAGAGATCACACGCCCGGTCGTGCAGCACGTCAAGAACCTGCGGCGGGAGTCACCGCGCGACCTCGTTGCCGTGTACATCCCCCAATACGTGGTGGGCCACTGGTACGAACACCTGCTGCACAACCAGTCGGCGCTGAGGCTGCGCGCCCGCCTGATGTTCTCGAAGAATGTCGTCCTGGTGACCGTGCCATGGCAACTGCAGTCCGCCGTTGATCCCGGCGATCAGTCCGAGAACCCGATCGCAGAGGCCATCCGGCTCGGCAGCACTGAAGCCGTGCAGCCTCCCGCCGACGGGGTGACCCCACCGGTGACCCGGCGGTGA
- a CDS encoding TrkA family potassium uptake protein, which yields MHIVIMGCGRVGSALALKLEEEGHSVAVIDRDAASFRRLGPTFRGTTVTGVGFDRDTLRRANIAEAHAFAAVSSGDNSNILAARVARETFAVENVVARIYDPKRAEIYERLGIPTVATVAWSTGQMLRRLMPEGASEEWRDPSGTVILAQMTVNPEWIGHRIRWMGEQTGSRIAFVTRYGEGLLPDADTVLQEGDLLHIVMRADERDSVEKALRQPPKETP from the coding sequence GTGCACATCGTCATCATGGGCTGCGGTCGGGTGGGTTCAGCATTGGCTCTCAAGCTCGAGGAGGAAGGGCACTCTGTGGCGGTCATCGATCGCGATGCTGCTTCATTTCGACGCCTCGGACCGACCTTTCGAGGCACCACCGTCACCGGGGTCGGATTCGATCGCGACACCCTGAGGCGGGCCAACATAGCTGAGGCGCATGCGTTCGCTGCCGTCAGCAGCGGTGACAACTCCAACATCTTGGCGGCCCGCGTCGCGCGTGAGACGTTCGCCGTCGAGAACGTGGTCGCGCGCATCTACGATCCGAAGCGAGCCGAGATCTACGAGCGCCTCGGTATCCCGACGGTCGCGACGGTGGCCTGGTCCACTGGCCAGATGCTCAGACGTCTCATGCCCGAAGGAGCCTCCGAGGAATGGCGCGACCCGAGCGGCACCGTGATCCTGGCGCAGATGACTGTGAACCCTGAGTGGATCGGGCACCGCATCCGGTGGATGGGTGAACAGACCGGATCGCGAATCGCCTTCGTCACTCGTTACGGCGAGGGGCTGCTACCCGACGCCGACACGGTGCTGCAGGAGGGGGACTTGTTGCACATCGTCATGCGGGCCGACGAGCGCGACAGCGTGGAGAAGGCTCTGCGGCAACCGCCGAAGGAGACGCCGTGA
- a CDS encoding TrkA family potassium uptake protein: MRVAIAGAGKVGRSIARELIANGHQVLLIDRDPDIVSGSVVKSAEILLADACEISSLNEADLANCQVVVAATGDDKSNLVVSLLAKTEYGVPRVVARVNHPKNEWMFDESWGVDVAVSTPRMLSALVEEAVTVGDLVRLFTFRQGEANLVELTLPADSSLAGSRVGDVAWTPDTALVAIVRGTHVIAPTPDDPLESGDELLFVCSPAQEEALQQLLSPGHVHRSAGDDVDDDD; the protein is encoded by the coding sequence GTGAGAGTAGCCATCGCCGGCGCCGGCAAGGTCGGCCGTAGCATCGCGCGGGAACTGATCGCCAACGGCCACCAGGTCCTGCTCATCGACCGCGATCCCGACATCGTGTCGGGCAGTGTCGTGAAAAGCGCCGAGATCCTGCTCGCGGATGCCTGCGAGATCTCGTCGCTCAACGAGGCCGACCTGGCCAACTGCCAGGTGGTGGTCGCCGCGACAGGTGACGACAAGTCCAACCTCGTAGTCTCCCTGCTCGCAAAGACCGAGTACGGCGTCCCCCGCGTGGTCGCCCGAGTGAACCACCCGAAGAACGAGTGGATGTTCGACGAGTCCTGGGGCGTCGATGTCGCGGTCTCCACCCCACGCATGCTGTCCGCGCTCGTCGAAGAAGCGGTGACCGTGGGCGATCTGGTGCGACTGTTCACCTTCCGACAGGGCGAGGCCAACCTGGTGGAGTTGACACTGCCCGCCGACTCGAGTTTGGCCGGCTCCCGCGTCGGTGACGTTGCCTGGACGCCTGACACCGCGCTCGTGGCCATCGTGCGAGGGACGCACGTCATTGCTCCCACACCTGACGACCCCCTCGAGTCGGGGGACGAACTGCTGTTCGTGTGCAGTCCGGCCCAAGAGGAGGCCCTGCAACAACTACTGTCGCCTGGCCATGTGCACCGGTCCGCCGGCGACGACGTCGACGACGACGACTGA
- a CDS encoding DUF3159 domain-containing protein, with translation MSSADVSSALASGIGGSRGLLDSGLPTAVFLVVYLVSGSQLMPSVWAAVAAGVVVAILRKVRGESLQQILAGLVGVGIAAFFAARTGRAEDFFLPGLLINAAYAAVFAISALIRRPLVGYAAGAVTGDLTSWSRDPRARSAATAATWLWAGMFALRLVVQVPLYFAGAVEILGVAKLAMGWPLFLLVAYLSYRIMAPVLRRDERADPGPTTEEIDSSDEEVTVVDPDAARRVD, from the coding sequence GTGAGTTCCGCCGACGTCTCGTCCGCGCTTGCGAGCGGCATCGGGGGCAGCCGCGGACTACTGGATTCCGGACTACCGACCGCGGTGTTCCTGGTCGTGTACCTGGTCTCCGGATCGCAATTGATGCCCTCCGTATGGGCCGCGGTCGCCGCGGGCGTCGTGGTGGCGATCCTCCGCAAGGTGCGTGGCGAATCACTCCAGCAGATTCTCGCGGGCCTCGTGGGCGTCGGGATCGCCGCGTTCTTCGCAGCACGAACTGGACGCGCCGAGGACTTCTTTCTCCCGGGTCTGTTGATCAACGCCGCCTATGCGGCGGTCTTCGCGATCTCCGCGCTGATCCGGCGCCCTCTGGTGGGATACGCCGCTGGCGCCGTGACGGGGGACCTGACGTCCTGGTCGCGCGACCCCAGGGCCCGCAGTGCGGCAACAGCCGCGACATGGCTGTGGGCCGGGATGTTCGCCCTGCGCCTCGTCGTGCAGGTGCCCTTGTACTTCGCTGGTGCCGTGGAGATCCTCGGAGTCGCCAAACTCGCCATGGGTTGGCCGCTGTTCCTTCTGGTGGCGTACCTGTCCTATCGGATCATGGCTCCTGTGCTGCGGCGGGACGAACGCGCGGACCCTGGGCCGACCACTGAGGAGATCGACTCGTCCGACGAAGAGGTCACGGTCGTCGATCCCGACGCAGCGCGTCGAGTCGACTGA
- a CDS encoding DNA-binding protein has translation MGLLQAARSRLATGLSRGATEEKDLQQVAEEAGATPINACSRGDVVTACGVLNSVIVRPVAGAPALEADLYDGTGHMTLVWLGRRQIAGIEAGRAITITGRMTCLDDTVTIFNPRYSLRPRGTT, from the coding sequence ATGGGTCTGTTGCAGGCTGCGCGCTCCCGGCTCGCCACCGGTCTGTCCCGTGGTGCCACGGAGGAGAAAGACCTCCAACAAGTCGCTGAGGAGGCAGGCGCGACACCGATCAATGCCTGTTCCCGCGGCGACGTCGTGACCGCCTGTGGCGTGTTGAACAGCGTCATCGTTCGACCCGTCGCCGGAGCACCGGCTCTTGAGGCCGATCTCTACGACGGCACCGGTCACATGACTCTGGTCTGGCTGGGGCGGCGGCAGATCGCCGGCATCGAAGCCGGTCGAGCCATCACCATCACGGGCCGCATGACCTGCCTGGACGACACGGTGACGATTTTTAATCCGCGGTACTCGTTGCGTCCCCGCGGAACCACGTGA
- a CDS encoding DUF3710 domain-containing protein has translation MFKRKKATDDSTQPDSDEWDGVTDGTAHADEDASSDEEPAPPEPVAVDRSAGPFDIEEVVEPDPMVAERINFGAVQIPLVDGLEIRVEIDPETNEPAAVTLVHGAGAVQVRAFAGPKSGGGWEQALTELRREISSGGGTVDESAGPFGNEIAAALTAQDEQGNNVVQPIRFVGVDGPRWTLQGVMFGAGTDRETAGPLEDLFRSIVVVRGDAAMPVGVALSLTLPTEVPGQVEESDGDDGSQEPV, from the coding sequence ATGTTCAAGCGTAAGAAGGCCACGGACGATTCCACGCAGCCCGACAGCGACGAGTGGGACGGGGTCACCGACGGAACCGCTCACGCCGACGAGGATGCCTCTTCCGATGAAGAGCCGGCCCCGCCGGAACCGGTCGCCGTGGACCGGAGTGCGGGTCCATTCGACATCGAAGAGGTCGTCGAGCCGGACCCCATGGTGGCCGAACGCATCAACTTCGGTGCCGTGCAGATCCCCCTCGTCGACGGGTTGGAGATCCGAGTCGAGATCGACCCCGAGACCAACGAGCCCGCAGCGGTCACCTTGGTCCATGGTGCGGGTGCTGTCCAGGTGCGGGCGTTCGCGGGACCGAAGTCGGGAGGCGGCTGGGAGCAGGCACTGACCGAACTGCGCCGCGAGATCAGTTCCGGCGGCGGAACGGTGGACGAGTCCGCCGGTCCGTTCGGCAACGAGATAGCAGCGGCGCTGACGGCGCAGGACGAGCAAGGCAACAACGTCGTGCAACCCATCCGGTTCGTGGGGGTCGACGGTCCGCGGTGGACTTTGCAGGGGGTCATGTTCGGAGCGGGGACCGATCGCGAGACCGCCGGGCCGCTCGAGGACTTGTTCCGTTCCATCGTCGTCGTGCGCGGCGACGCCGCCATGCCCGTGGGAGTCGCCCTGTCCCTCACCCTGCCCACCGAGGTGCCCGGTCAGGTGGAGGAATCCGACGGCGACGACGGTTCTCAGGAGCCTGTCTGA
- the dut gene encoding dUTP diphosphatase — MTGVDVLIQRLDPGVPLPARAHPGDAGLDLVTTRSATIPPGARELLPTGIALALPRGYAVFVVPRSGLAVRHGVSLVNSPGTVDAGYRGEIQVIVINHDPRQQVEFQRGDRIAQMIVQRVPEVRLHEVDQLPGSDRGSGGFGSTGHSSAEGQR, encoded by the coding sequence ATGACGGGCGTGGATGTGTTGATCCAGCGGCTCGACCCGGGTGTTCCATTGCCCGCCCGAGCTCATCCCGGGGACGCGGGTCTGGATCTGGTCACTACGCGATCCGCAACGATCCCGCCCGGCGCTCGTGAGTTGTTGCCGACCGGCATCGCGCTGGCCCTGCCTCGGGGATACGCAGTTTTCGTCGTTCCGCGCAGTGGGCTCGCGGTGCGGCACGGAGTCAGCCTGGTGAACTCTCCCGGCACAGTGGACGCCGGCTACCGCGGTGAGATCCAGGTGATCGTGATCAACCACGATCCGCGGCAGCAGGTGGAGTTCCAGCGCGGCGACCGTATCGCCCAGATGATCGTGCAACGGGTCCCCGAAGTGCGCTTGCATGAGGTCGATCAGTTACCGGGAAGTGATCGCGGCTCAGGTGGCTTCGGCTCCACAGGGCACAGTTCGGCGGAAGGACAGCGGTGA
- a CDS encoding PaaI family thioesterase yields MSEELQRHPQAPAAGTELPSHFPYCFGCGRDHASGLHLRMVAGEGLTMTGHFVVLEEHQGAPGLVHGGILAAAFDEVLGASNWLLLTPAVTGRLEVDFRKPVPVGREVTIEARIDKVDGRKVMTSGVGRFDDGTVVAEAAGLFIQVPLEHFTTHGRRRDVDQLSRELTWGLELNP; encoded by the coding sequence GTGAGTGAGGAGTTGCAGCGCCATCCCCAGGCCCCCGCAGCCGGCACGGAGTTGCCCAGCCATTTCCCCTACTGCTTCGGCTGCGGCCGAGACCATGCCAGTGGTCTTCACCTGCGCATGGTCGCCGGCGAAGGTCTGACCATGACGGGCCACTTCGTGGTGCTGGAGGAACATCAGGGAGCCCCGGGACTTGTCCACGGCGGCATCCTGGCGGCCGCATTCGACGAAGTCCTGGGTGCGTCGAACTGGTTGTTGCTCACCCCCGCGGTCACCGGACGCCTGGAAGTCGATTTCCGCAAACCGGTGCCGGTGGGACGCGAGGTCACCATTGAGGCGCGCATCGACAAGGTCGACGGTCGCAAGGTCATGACCTCGGGGGTCGGGCGCTTCGACGATGGCACGGTGGTGGCGGAGGCCGCGGGGTTGTTCATCCAGGTCCCGCTCGAACACTTCACCACGCATGGTCGCCGCCGTGATGTCGATCAGTTGTCGCGCGAACTCACTTGGGGCCTGGAGTTGAATCCATGA
- a CDS encoding DUF3093 domain-containing protein — translation MTWHEGEDGSVVSYRERLVAPWWLWLIGLSFAAVVAVAYEYALGTVAAAAAGLLLGLGVVALLISSITVIQVDDKVLRVGRARLPLKWVGTVEALDSDAAARARTLELDPGAHLLLRTWAAPGAVRVFVLDRADPHPYWLVSSRRPAALADAITTAVEKSQATGQELPEQAG, via the coding sequence GTGACATGGCACGAAGGCGAGGACGGAAGTGTCGTCTCCTACCGGGAACGGCTCGTGGCCCCTTGGTGGCTGTGGCTGATCGGGTTGTCCTTCGCCGCTGTGGTCGCCGTGGCGTACGAATACGCCCTGGGAACGGTGGCGGCCGCCGCGGCCGGCCTGCTGCTGGGGCTCGGTGTCGTCGCGCTTCTGATCAGCTCGATCACCGTGATTCAGGTGGATGACAAGGTGCTCCGCGTTGGACGCGCTCGGCTCCCGCTGAAATGGGTCGGCACAGTCGAGGCCCTGGACAGCGACGCCGCCGCCCGCGCTCGCACCTTGGAGTTGGATCCCGGAGCACACCTACTTCTGCGCACGTGGGCGGCACCGGGTGCGGTCCGGGTCTTCGTACTGGACCGTGCGGACCCTCATCCCTACTGGCTGGTATCCAGTCGCCGACCCGCTGCTCTGGCCGATGCCATCACAACCGCTGTCGAGAAGTCCCAGGCGACTGGCCAAGAACTGCCGGAGCAGGCAGGCTAG